DNA from Campylobacter lari:
AAACGCTCCATAAGTCTTATTTTAAAATCTTGATCAAAATATATCATCATATTTCTTGAAAAAATCACATCAAATTTTCCAAATTTAAATAAAGAATCATCAAAGACATTACAAAGATCAAAACGGCATCTGCAAGCTAGGGTTTCTTTTTTAAGATGATACATTCTATCTTTTACATCAAAATAACGCGTTTTTTGCATAGTGTTTAATCTAGATACTGAACGCTCTGAATAAATCATTTCATTACATTTATCTATCATTTTTTTATTAATATCTATACCAACTATATTCATACCTTTAACAAAATTCTCACTTGCTAAAATAGCTAAAGAATACACTTCTTCGCCGCTTGAACATGGAGCACAAAGCACATTTACAGGGCGATCAAGAGATTTTATATAAAAAATCACATCTTTTAATTGCTCTAATTCTCTAAAAAAATAAGTCTCACAAACTGTAATAAAATCCATAGTTTCTTGTTTTAAATTTCTTTGAAACTGCACTTTTTCATTTAATTCACTAAGACTGCTCAAGCCTAATTCTTGTAAAAATTTAGGAAGTTTAATAGATAATATATCCTTTTTCGCATTTAAGTTATTTCCACTTATTTGCTCTACGATTTTTACAAAATCATTCATTTCATTTTCTGTAATCTTTATCATCTTTTTTTGTCCTACGATTTGATGAAATTTGTTATTTCTTTTTTGAGTTCTATTAAACTCATAGGTTTTAAATTTGGATTAGTATCTCTAGCTTTTTTTGGCATACCATATACTATAGAATCTGCCTCATTTTCGCACAAACACCTTACTCCTGCTTTATAAAGTTCAAACAAAGACTTAGCACCATCATCGCCCATTCCTGTCATAATCAAAGCTAAAATTTTATGATATTTGCAAAGATTAACAGCAGAATTAAATAGCACATCAATCCCTGGATTAAAACTACTAGTTTCATCTGTAGTATTTAATGTTAAGGTATTGTTGCCACTTAAAATCATATTTCTTTGACAAATATAAATTTTATTTTTCAAAACTTCCTTATCACTTGGTATAATCACCTCGCTTAATGCTTCTTTGTTAAATTGATTTACAAAAGAAGGAATAAACGCAGGATTCATATGCTGAGCAATCACTACTGCACAATCTTTCAATTCTACATCATTTAGTAAAAACTTTAGTTGGCTTGGGCCACCTGTTGAAGAACCAATTAGTATAAGCTTCATTTTTTACCTTAAATAATTATTGTTATTATATCAAATAAATATTTGAAAACATAAAAAAATAATTATATATAAGAAAGAAAAATTTTAATTAAATATGATAAAATTAATACTTTAAAATTTCAAAAATGATAAAGTGAATGTTAAATGTTAAGAGAAAAAATTTATATTGCAAGTGATCATGCTGGTTTTATTTTAAAGCAAGAAATTACTAAA
Protein-coding regions in this window:
- a CDS encoding CheB methylesterase domain-containing protein codes for the protein MKLILIGSSTGGPSQLKFLLNDVELKDCAVVIAQHMNPAFIPSFVNQFNKEALSEVIIPSDKEVLKNKIYICQRNMILSGNNTLTLNTTDETSSFNPGIDVLFNSAVNLCKYHKILALIMTGMGDDGAKSLFELYKAGVRCLCENEADSIVYGMPKKARDTNPNLKPMSLIELKKEITNFIKS
- a CDS encoding CheR family methyltransferase is translated as MIKITENEMNDFVKIVEQISGNNLNAKKDILSIKLPKFLQELGLSSLSELNEKVQFQRNLKQETMDFITVCETYFFRELEQLKDVIFYIKSLDRPVNVLCAPCSSGEEVYSLAILASENFVKGMNIVGIDINKKMIDKCNEMIYSERSVSRLNTMQKTRYFDVKDRMYHLKKETLACRCRFDLCNVFDDSLFKFGKFDVIFSRNMMIYFDQDFKIRLMERFYRILNKEGRIYPGKSDLVPETAYFEKNFSAGGVYYSKVD